In one window of Harpia harpyja isolate bHarHar1 chromosome 11, bHarHar1 primary haplotype, whole genome shotgun sequence DNA:
- the DDR2 gene encoding discoidin domain-containing receptor 2 isoform X2 yields MPAAPRPALLLLLLLLPLLLRIPRAVRAQVNPAVCRYPLGMSGGHIPDEDISASSQWSESTAAKYGRLDSEDGDGAWCPEIPVEPDDLKEFLQIDLRALHFITLVGTQGRHAGGHGNEFAPMYKINYSRDGTRWISWRNRHGKQVLDGNTNPYDIVLKDLEPPLIARFVRFIPVTDHSMNVCLRVELYGCVWLDGLVSYNAPAGQQLVLPGGTVIYLNDSVYDGAFGYSMTEGLGQLTDGVSGLDDFTQTHEYHVWPGYDYVGWRNESTAGGYVEITFEFDRIRNFTAMKVHCNNMFAKGVKIFKEVQCYFRADASEWEPSAVSSVLVLDDVNPSARFVTVPLLHRMASAIKCQYYFADAWMMFSEITFQSDAAMYNNSVAPPEVPVVPTTYDPTLKVDDSNTRILIGCLVAIIFILVAIIVIILWRQFWQKMLEKASRRMLDDEMTVSLSLPSESSMFNHNRSSSSSEQESSSTYDRIFPLGPDYQEPSRLIRKLPEFTPGEEDTGCGGAVKPSQASVPEGVPHYAEADIVNLQGVTGGNTYSVPALTMDLLSGKDVAVEEFPRKLLTFKEKLGEGQFGEVHLCEVEGMEKFTGKDFALEGLDASSNSPVLVAVKMLRADANKNARNDFLKEIKIMSRLKDPNIIRLLAVCITDDPLCMITEYMENGDLNQFLSRQQAGSPPAGHTPTVSDLRFMATQIASGMKYLSSLNFVHRDLATRNCLVGKQYTIKIADFGMSRNLYSGDYYRIQGRAVLPIRWMSWESILLGKFTTASDVWAFGVTLWETFTLCREQPYSQLSDEQVIENTGEFFRDQGRQTYLPQPALCPDSVYKLMLSCWRRDTKDRPSFQDIHRLLQESANEE; encoded by the exons ATGCCGGCCGCCCCcagaccagccctgctgctgctgctgctgcttctgccgcTGCTGCTGCGCATCCCGCGGGCTGTGAGAGCCCAGGTGAACCCGG CGGTGTGCCGGTACCCCTTGGGAATGTCGGGCGGGCACATCCCCGACGAGGACATCTCGGCCTCCAGCCAGTGGTCCGAGTCCACAGCCGCCAAGTACGGACG GCTGGACTCGGAGGACGGCGATGGCGCCTGGTGCCCCGAGATCCCGGTGGAGCCCGACGACCTGAAGGAGTTCCTGCAGATCGACCTGCGCGCCCTCCACTTCATCACGCTGGTGGGCACCCAGGGGCGACACGCCGGGGGCCACGGCAACGAGTTTGCCCCCATGTATAAGATCAACTACAGCCGGGACGGCACCCGTTGGATCTCCTGGAGGAACCGGCACGGGAAGCAG GTGCTGGATGGAAACACCAACCCCTACGACATCGTCCTCAAGGACCTGGAGCCGCCCCTCATCGCCCGCTTCGTCCGCTTCATCCCCGTCACTGACCACTCCATGAACGTCTGCCTGCGCGTGGAGCTGTACGGCTGCGTCTGGCTGG ACGGGCTGGTGTCCTACAATGCGCCGGCTGGGCAGCAGCTTGTCCTTCCTGGGGGCACCGTCATCTACCTGAACGACTCGGTGTACGACGGGGCGTTTGGGTACAG CATGACGGAGGGTCTGGGCCAGCTGACGGACGGGGTGTCGGGGCTGGATGACTTCACGCAGACCCACGAGTACCACGTCTGGCCGGGCTACGACTACGTCGGCTGGCGCAACGAGAGCACTGCCGGCGGCTACGTGGAGATCACCTTCGAGTTCGACCGCATCAGGAACTTCACCGCCATGAAG GTCCACTGCAACAACATGTTCGCCAAAGGGGTGAAGATCTTCAAGGAGGTGCAGTGCTACTTCCGCGCCGACGCCAGCGAGTGGGAGCCCAGCGCCGTCTCCTCGGTGCTGGTGCTGGACGACGTGAACCCCAGCGCCCGCTTCGTCACCGTGCCCCTGCTCCACCGCATGGCCAGTGCCATCAAGTGCCAGTACTACTTCGCCGATGCCTGGATGATGTTCAGCGAGATCACCTTCCAGTCGG ACGCAGCCATGTACAACAACTCAGTGGCCCCTCCCGAGGTACCGGTGGTCCCCACCACTTATG ACCCCACGCTCAAGGTAGACGACAGCAACACGCGTATCCTGATCGGGTGCCTGGTGGCGATCATCTTCATCCTGGTGGCCATCATTGTCATCATACTGTGGCGGCAGTTCTGGCAGAAGATGCTGGAGAAG GCATCGCGGAGGATGCTGGATGACGAAATGACTgtcagcctctccctgcccagcgAATCCAGCATGTTCAACCACAaccgctcctcctcctccagcgaGCAGGAGTCCAGCTCCACCTACGACCGCATATTCCCCCTGGGACCTGACTACCAGGAGCCCTCCCGCCTGATCCGCAAGCTGCCCGAGTTCACCCCGGGGGAGGAGGACACAG gtTGCGGCGGTGCCGTGAAGCCATCCCAGGCCAGCGTCCCCGAGGGCGTCCCCCACTACGCTGAGGCCGACATCGTGAACCTGCAGGGCGTGACGGGCGGCAACACCTACTCAGTGCCAGCCCTCACCATGGACCTGCTCTCCGGCAAGGACGTGGCCGTCGAGGAGTTCCCCAGGAAGCTGCTGACCTTCAAGGAGAAGCTGGGGGAAGGCCAGTTTGGGGAG GTTCATCTCTGCGAAGTGGAGGGGATGGAGAAGTTCACAGGCAAGGACTTTGCCCTGGAGGGCTTGGACGCCAGCTCCAACAGCCCCGTGCTGGTGGCTGTGAAGATGCTGCGAGCGGATGCCAACAAGAATGCCAG GAATGATTTTCTGAAGGAAATCAAGATCATGTCGCGGCTGAAAGACCCCAACATCATCCGGCTGCTGGCGGTGTGCATCACGGATGACCCGCTGTGCATGATCACCGAGTACATGGAGAACGGAGACCTCAACCAGTTCCTGTCccgccagcaggcaggcagcccccccgCCGGCCACACGCCCACCGTCAG CGACCTGCGGTTCATGGCCACCCAGATCGCCTCCGGCATGAAGTACCTCTCCTCCCTCAACTTCGTGCACCGAGACCTGGCCACGCGCAACTGCCTGGTGGGGAAGCAGTACACCATCAAGATAGCCGACTTCGGCATGAGCAGGAATCTCTACAGCGGGGACTACTACCGCATCCAGGGGCGGGCAGTGCTCCCCATCCGCTGGATGTCCTGGGAGAGCATCCTGCTG GGCAAGTTCACAACGGCCAGTGACGTGTGGGCGTTCGGCGTGACACTGTGGGAGACCTTCACACTCTGCCGGGAGCAGCCCTACTCCCAGCTGTCTGATGAGCAGGTCATCGAAAACACCGGCGAGTTTTTCCGGGACCAGGGCCGGCAG ACCTACCTTCCCCAGCCTGCACTTTGCCCTGACTCAGTCTATAAGCTAATGCTCAGCTGCTGGAGACGGGACACTAAAGATCGTCCCTCCTTCCAGGACATCCATCGCCTTCTCCAAGAGTCAGCCAATGAAGAATGA
- the DDR2 gene encoding discoidin domain-containing receptor 2 isoform X3, producing MPAAPRPALLLLLLLLPLLLRIPRAVRAQVNPAVCRYPLGMSGGHIPDEDISASSQWSESTAAKYGRLDSEDGDGAWCPEIPVEPDDLKEFLQIDLRALHFITLVGTQGRHAGGHGNEFAPMYKINYSRDGTRWISWRNRHGKQVLDGNTNPYDIVLKDLEPPLIARFVRFIPVTDHSMNVCLRVELYGCVWLDGLVSYNAPAGQQLVLPGGTVIYLNDSVYDGAFGYSMTEGLGQLTDGVSGLDDFTQTHEYHVWPGYDYVGWRNESTAGGYVEITFEFDRIRNFTAMKVHCNNMFAKGVKIFKEVQCYFRADASEWEPSAVSSVLVLDDVNPSARFVTVPLLHRMASAIKCQYYFADAWMMFSEITFQSDAAMYNNSVAPPEVPVVPTTYDPTLKVDDSNTRILIGCLVAIIFILVAIIVIILWRQFWQKMLEKASRRMLDDEMTVSLSLPSESSMFNHNRSSSSSEQESSSTYDRIFPLGPDYQEPSRLIRKLPEFTPGEEDTGCGGAVKPSQASVPEGVPHYAEADIVNLQGVTGGNTYSVPALTMDLLSGKDVAVEEFPRKLLTFKEKLGEGQFGEVHLCEVEGMEKFTGKDFALEGLDASSNSPVLVAVKMLRADANKNARNDFLKEIKIMSRLKDPNIIRLLAVCITDDPLCMITEYMENGDLNQFLSRQQAGSPPAGHTPTVSYSDLRFMATQIASGMKYLSSLNFVHRDLATRNCLVGKQYTIKIADFGMSRNLYSGDYYRIQGRAVLPIRWMSWESILLGKFTTASDVWAFGVTLWETFTLCREQPYSQLSDEQVIENTGEFFRDQGRQDIHRLLQESANEE from the exons ATGCCGGCCGCCCCcagaccagccctgctgctgctgctgctgcttctgccgcTGCTGCTGCGCATCCCGCGGGCTGTGAGAGCCCAGGTGAACCCGG CGGTGTGCCGGTACCCCTTGGGAATGTCGGGCGGGCACATCCCCGACGAGGACATCTCGGCCTCCAGCCAGTGGTCCGAGTCCACAGCCGCCAAGTACGGACG GCTGGACTCGGAGGACGGCGATGGCGCCTGGTGCCCCGAGATCCCGGTGGAGCCCGACGACCTGAAGGAGTTCCTGCAGATCGACCTGCGCGCCCTCCACTTCATCACGCTGGTGGGCACCCAGGGGCGACACGCCGGGGGCCACGGCAACGAGTTTGCCCCCATGTATAAGATCAACTACAGCCGGGACGGCACCCGTTGGATCTCCTGGAGGAACCGGCACGGGAAGCAG GTGCTGGATGGAAACACCAACCCCTACGACATCGTCCTCAAGGACCTGGAGCCGCCCCTCATCGCCCGCTTCGTCCGCTTCATCCCCGTCACTGACCACTCCATGAACGTCTGCCTGCGCGTGGAGCTGTACGGCTGCGTCTGGCTGG ACGGGCTGGTGTCCTACAATGCGCCGGCTGGGCAGCAGCTTGTCCTTCCTGGGGGCACCGTCATCTACCTGAACGACTCGGTGTACGACGGGGCGTTTGGGTACAG CATGACGGAGGGTCTGGGCCAGCTGACGGACGGGGTGTCGGGGCTGGATGACTTCACGCAGACCCACGAGTACCACGTCTGGCCGGGCTACGACTACGTCGGCTGGCGCAACGAGAGCACTGCCGGCGGCTACGTGGAGATCACCTTCGAGTTCGACCGCATCAGGAACTTCACCGCCATGAAG GTCCACTGCAACAACATGTTCGCCAAAGGGGTGAAGATCTTCAAGGAGGTGCAGTGCTACTTCCGCGCCGACGCCAGCGAGTGGGAGCCCAGCGCCGTCTCCTCGGTGCTGGTGCTGGACGACGTGAACCCCAGCGCCCGCTTCGTCACCGTGCCCCTGCTCCACCGCATGGCCAGTGCCATCAAGTGCCAGTACTACTTCGCCGATGCCTGGATGATGTTCAGCGAGATCACCTTCCAGTCGG ACGCAGCCATGTACAACAACTCAGTGGCCCCTCCCGAGGTACCGGTGGTCCCCACCACTTATG ACCCCACGCTCAAGGTAGACGACAGCAACACGCGTATCCTGATCGGGTGCCTGGTGGCGATCATCTTCATCCTGGTGGCCATCATTGTCATCATACTGTGGCGGCAGTTCTGGCAGAAGATGCTGGAGAAG GCATCGCGGAGGATGCTGGATGACGAAATGACTgtcagcctctccctgcccagcgAATCCAGCATGTTCAACCACAaccgctcctcctcctccagcgaGCAGGAGTCCAGCTCCACCTACGACCGCATATTCCCCCTGGGACCTGACTACCAGGAGCCCTCCCGCCTGATCCGCAAGCTGCCCGAGTTCACCCCGGGGGAGGAGGACACAG gtTGCGGCGGTGCCGTGAAGCCATCCCAGGCCAGCGTCCCCGAGGGCGTCCCCCACTACGCTGAGGCCGACATCGTGAACCTGCAGGGCGTGACGGGCGGCAACACCTACTCAGTGCCAGCCCTCACCATGGACCTGCTCTCCGGCAAGGACGTGGCCGTCGAGGAGTTCCCCAGGAAGCTGCTGACCTTCAAGGAGAAGCTGGGGGAAGGCCAGTTTGGGGAG GTTCATCTCTGCGAAGTGGAGGGGATGGAGAAGTTCACAGGCAAGGACTTTGCCCTGGAGGGCTTGGACGCCAGCTCCAACAGCCCCGTGCTGGTGGCTGTGAAGATGCTGCGAGCGGATGCCAACAAGAATGCCAG GAATGATTTTCTGAAGGAAATCAAGATCATGTCGCGGCTGAAAGACCCCAACATCATCCGGCTGCTGGCGGTGTGCATCACGGATGACCCGCTGTGCATGATCACCGAGTACATGGAGAACGGAGACCTCAACCAGTTCCTGTCccgccagcaggcaggcagcccccccgCCGGCCACACGCCCACCGTCAG CTACAGCGACCTGCGGTTCATGGCCACCCAGATCGCCTCCGGCATGAAGTACCTCTCCTCCCTCAACTTCGTGCACCGAGACCTGGCCACGCGCAACTGCCTGGTGGGGAAGCAGTACACCATCAAGATAGCCGACTTCGGCATGAGCAGGAATCTCTACAGCGGGGACTACTACCGCATCCAGGGGCGGGCAGTGCTCCCCATCCGCTGGATGTCCTGGGAGAGCATCCTGCTG GGCAAGTTCACAACGGCCAGTGACGTGTGGGCGTTCGGCGTGACACTGTGGGAGACCTTCACACTCTGCCGGGAGCAGCCCTACTCCCAGCTGTCTGATGAGCAGGTCATCGAAAACACCGGCGAGTTTTTCCGGGACCAGGGCCGGCAG GACATCCATCGCCTTCTCCAAGAGTCAGCCAATGAAGAATGA
- the DDR2 gene encoding discoidin domain-containing receptor 2 isoform X1 has protein sequence MPAAPRPALLLLLLLLPLLLRIPRAVRAQVNPAVCRYPLGMSGGHIPDEDISASSQWSESTAAKYGRLDSEDGDGAWCPEIPVEPDDLKEFLQIDLRALHFITLVGTQGRHAGGHGNEFAPMYKINYSRDGTRWISWRNRHGKQVLDGNTNPYDIVLKDLEPPLIARFVRFIPVTDHSMNVCLRVELYGCVWLDGLVSYNAPAGQQLVLPGGTVIYLNDSVYDGAFGYSMTEGLGQLTDGVSGLDDFTQTHEYHVWPGYDYVGWRNESTAGGYVEITFEFDRIRNFTAMKVHCNNMFAKGVKIFKEVQCYFRADASEWEPSAVSSVLVLDDVNPSARFVTVPLLHRMASAIKCQYYFADAWMMFSEITFQSDAAMYNNSVAPPEVPVVPTTYDPTLKVDDSNTRILIGCLVAIIFILVAIIVIILWRQFWQKMLEKASRRMLDDEMTVSLSLPSESSMFNHNRSSSSSEQESSSTYDRIFPLGPDYQEPSRLIRKLPEFTPGEEDTGCGGAVKPSQASVPEGVPHYAEADIVNLQGVTGGNTYSVPALTMDLLSGKDVAVEEFPRKLLTFKEKLGEGQFGEVHLCEVEGMEKFTGKDFALEGLDASSNSPVLVAVKMLRADANKNARNDFLKEIKIMSRLKDPNIIRLLAVCITDDPLCMITEYMENGDLNQFLSRQQAGSPPAGHTPTVSYSDLRFMATQIASGMKYLSSLNFVHRDLATRNCLVGKQYTIKIADFGMSRNLYSGDYYRIQGRAVLPIRWMSWESILLGKFTTASDVWAFGVTLWETFTLCREQPYSQLSDEQVIENTGEFFRDQGRQTYLPQPALCPDSVYKLMLSCWRRDTKDRPSFQDIHRLLQESANEE, from the exons ATGCCGGCCGCCCCcagaccagccctgctgctgctgctgctgcttctgccgcTGCTGCTGCGCATCCCGCGGGCTGTGAGAGCCCAGGTGAACCCGG CGGTGTGCCGGTACCCCTTGGGAATGTCGGGCGGGCACATCCCCGACGAGGACATCTCGGCCTCCAGCCAGTGGTCCGAGTCCACAGCCGCCAAGTACGGACG GCTGGACTCGGAGGACGGCGATGGCGCCTGGTGCCCCGAGATCCCGGTGGAGCCCGACGACCTGAAGGAGTTCCTGCAGATCGACCTGCGCGCCCTCCACTTCATCACGCTGGTGGGCACCCAGGGGCGACACGCCGGGGGCCACGGCAACGAGTTTGCCCCCATGTATAAGATCAACTACAGCCGGGACGGCACCCGTTGGATCTCCTGGAGGAACCGGCACGGGAAGCAG GTGCTGGATGGAAACACCAACCCCTACGACATCGTCCTCAAGGACCTGGAGCCGCCCCTCATCGCCCGCTTCGTCCGCTTCATCCCCGTCACTGACCACTCCATGAACGTCTGCCTGCGCGTGGAGCTGTACGGCTGCGTCTGGCTGG ACGGGCTGGTGTCCTACAATGCGCCGGCTGGGCAGCAGCTTGTCCTTCCTGGGGGCACCGTCATCTACCTGAACGACTCGGTGTACGACGGGGCGTTTGGGTACAG CATGACGGAGGGTCTGGGCCAGCTGACGGACGGGGTGTCGGGGCTGGATGACTTCACGCAGACCCACGAGTACCACGTCTGGCCGGGCTACGACTACGTCGGCTGGCGCAACGAGAGCACTGCCGGCGGCTACGTGGAGATCACCTTCGAGTTCGACCGCATCAGGAACTTCACCGCCATGAAG GTCCACTGCAACAACATGTTCGCCAAAGGGGTGAAGATCTTCAAGGAGGTGCAGTGCTACTTCCGCGCCGACGCCAGCGAGTGGGAGCCCAGCGCCGTCTCCTCGGTGCTGGTGCTGGACGACGTGAACCCCAGCGCCCGCTTCGTCACCGTGCCCCTGCTCCACCGCATGGCCAGTGCCATCAAGTGCCAGTACTACTTCGCCGATGCCTGGATGATGTTCAGCGAGATCACCTTCCAGTCGG ACGCAGCCATGTACAACAACTCAGTGGCCCCTCCCGAGGTACCGGTGGTCCCCACCACTTATG ACCCCACGCTCAAGGTAGACGACAGCAACACGCGTATCCTGATCGGGTGCCTGGTGGCGATCATCTTCATCCTGGTGGCCATCATTGTCATCATACTGTGGCGGCAGTTCTGGCAGAAGATGCTGGAGAAG GCATCGCGGAGGATGCTGGATGACGAAATGACTgtcagcctctccctgcccagcgAATCCAGCATGTTCAACCACAaccgctcctcctcctccagcgaGCAGGAGTCCAGCTCCACCTACGACCGCATATTCCCCCTGGGACCTGACTACCAGGAGCCCTCCCGCCTGATCCGCAAGCTGCCCGAGTTCACCCCGGGGGAGGAGGACACAG gtTGCGGCGGTGCCGTGAAGCCATCCCAGGCCAGCGTCCCCGAGGGCGTCCCCCACTACGCTGAGGCCGACATCGTGAACCTGCAGGGCGTGACGGGCGGCAACACCTACTCAGTGCCAGCCCTCACCATGGACCTGCTCTCCGGCAAGGACGTGGCCGTCGAGGAGTTCCCCAGGAAGCTGCTGACCTTCAAGGAGAAGCTGGGGGAAGGCCAGTTTGGGGAG GTTCATCTCTGCGAAGTGGAGGGGATGGAGAAGTTCACAGGCAAGGACTTTGCCCTGGAGGGCTTGGACGCCAGCTCCAACAGCCCCGTGCTGGTGGCTGTGAAGATGCTGCGAGCGGATGCCAACAAGAATGCCAG GAATGATTTTCTGAAGGAAATCAAGATCATGTCGCGGCTGAAAGACCCCAACATCATCCGGCTGCTGGCGGTGTGCATCACGGATGACCCGCTGTGCATGATCACCGAGTACATGGAGAACGGAGACCTCAACCAGTTCCTGTCccgccagcaggcaggcagcccccccgCCGGCCACACGCCCACCGTCAG CTACAGCGACCTGCGGTTCATGGCCACCCAGATCGCCTCCGGCATGAAGTACCTCTCCTCCCTCAACTTCGTGCACCGAGACCTGGCCACGCGCAACTGCCTGGTGGGGAAGCAGTACACCATCAAGATAGCCGACTTCGGCATGAGCAGGAATCTCTACAGCGGGGACTACTACCGCATCCAGGGGCGGGCAGTGCTCCCCATCCGCTGGATGTCCTGGGAGAGCATCCTGCTG GGCAAGTTCACAACGGCCAGTGACGTGTGGGCGTTCGGCGTGACACTGTGGGAGACCTTCACACTCTGCCGGGAGCAGCCCTACTCCCAGCTGTCTGATGAGCAGGTCATCGAAAACACCGGCGAGTTTTTCCGGGACCAGGGCCGGCAG ACCTACCTTCCCCAGCCTGCACTTTGCCCTGACTCAGTCTATAAGCTAATGCTCAGCTGCTGGAGACGGGACACTAAAGATCGTCCCTCCTTCCAGGACATCCATCGCCTTCTCCAAGAGTCAGCCAATGAAGAATGA